A single region of the Brachypodium distachyon strain Bd21 chromosome 3, Brachypodium_distachyon_v3.0, whole genome shotgun sequence genome encodes:
- the LOC100827901 gene encoding probable carboxylesterase 15 has translation MATSAADPAAAQPYVVEDCPGLLQLLSDGTVVRFGPPPFPTVDDGRVEWKNDVYDTDRGLGVRMYKPAAAGAGSEEHTTSKKKLPVVVHFHGGGFCVGSYAWPSFHAGCVRLAAELPAVVLSFDYRLAPEHRVPAAYEDAAAALLWLRCQLASNVNPWLADAADARRVFVSGEATGGNLAHHLALTAPGLDIAGLILVTPAFLSEQPTRSELDTPATAFLTRELCDALCRLFLPAGADKDHPLINPLGPESPSLEPLLDVAVLVVAAEGDLLRDKTVEFAERLRALAAAAGKGKEEDYVQVELVVFQGEEHGFFGLKPASAAAGELVRLIARFVARSSVVGQPDDLVVEP, from the coding sequence ATGGCGACCTCGGCTGCTGATCCGGCGGCCGCACAACCGTACGTCGTAGAGGACTGCCCTGgcctgctgcagctgctcaGCGACGGCACCGTGGTGCGCTTCGGGCCGCCGCCCTTCCCTACCGTCGACGACGGCCGCGTGGAGTGGAAGAACGACGTGTACGACACCGACCGCGGCCTCGGCGTCCGCATGTacaagccggcagcggcgggcgcAGGATCAGAAGAGCACACGACGTCAAAGAAGAAGCTCCCCGTGGTCGTCCACTTCCACGGCGGGGGATTCTGCGTGGGCTCCTACGCGTGGCCCAGCTTCCACGCCGGCTGcgtccgcctcgccgccgagctcccCGCCGTCGTGCTCTCCTTCGACTACCGCCTCGCGCCGGAGCACCGCGTCCCCGCCGCCTacgaggacgccgccgcggcactCCTCTGGCTCCGCTGCCAGCTCGCCTCCAACGTCAACCCGTGGCTCGCCGACGCGGCCGATGCACGCAGGGTGTTCGTCTCCGGGGAAGCCACGGGGGGAAACCTCGCGCACCACCTGGCCCTCACGGCGCCGGGCCTGGACATCGCCGGGCTGATCCTGGTCACGCCGGCATTCCTGTCGGAGCAGCCGACGCGGTCGGAGCTGGAcacgccggcgacggcgttCCTGACGAGGGAGCTGTGCGACGCGCTGTGCCGCCTCTTCCTGCCGGCGGGGGCCGACAAGGACCACCCGCTGATCAACCCGCTGGGGCCGGAGAGCCCGAGCCTGGAGCCGCTGCTGGACGTTGCGGTGCTCGTGGTGGCCGCGGAGGGCGACCTGCTGAGGGACAAGACCGTGGAGTTCGCCGAGCGGCTCAgggccttggcggccgccgcggggaaggggaaggaggaggattACGTGCAGGTGGAGCTCGTCGTGTTCCAGGGTGAGGAGCACGGCTTCTTCGGGCTCAAGCCCgcgtccgcggccgccggcgagctcgtccgCCTCATCGCCCGGTTCGTAGCTAGGTCGTCGGTCGTCGGGCAGCCAGATGATCTAGTTGTTGAGCCGTGA
- the LOC100828209 gene encoding uncharacterized protein LOC100828209, translating to MEKSLALALLLLSTLLITNHELQPVSGQAFCRSQISLANEACSLRNFPGPRPSVPRHGQQLNQQLNETSASTAPLRSRDGDDGEEEGEEDEGRQHRRRHRHSSSSSSAGGSERDPYDTACCRRLMALENACVCQAAARLPPFLSSVWHVIRLTPVDGCNVSFECPGSYSPLG from the coding sequence ATGGAGAAGTCCCTAGCCCTGGCCCTGCTGCTCCTCTCCACTCTCCTGATCACCAACCATGAGTTGCAGCCGGTTTCCGGGCAGGCCTTCTGCCGGTCGCAGATCAGCCTGGCGAACGAGGCGTGCAGCCTGCGGAACTTCCCGGGGCCGCGGCCATCCGTGCCACGCCATGGCCAGCAGCTGAATCAGCAGCTCAACGAGACCTCAGCGTCCACGGCGCCGCTCCGGTCGAGGGACGGCGacgatggcgaggaggaaggggaggaagacgaagggcggcagcaccggcgccggcaccggcacagcagcagcagcagcagcgcaggAGGAAGCGAGAGGGACCCGTACGACACGGCGTGCTGCCGGCGGCTGATGGCGCTCGAGAACGCGTGCGTGtgccaggcggcggcgcggctccCGCCGTTCCTGAGCTCGGTGTGGCACGTCATCAGGCTCACCCCCGTCGACGGCTGCAACGTCTCCTTCGAGTGCCCCGGCTCCTACTCCCCGCTCGGATGA